In Sphingomonas phyllosphaerae, one DNA window encodes the following:
- a CDS encoding Lrp/AsnC family transcriptional regulator, translating to MDFTTTEIDQTDCRLLGELSADGRMSDVALGERVNLSSTATARRRKILEERGLIAGYTASLDLDRLGYGIMVLVSIELNSQAEHALIEFEEAVMQCPSMSFCSFVSGDTDFVMMVHVRSFNDYDRVYRSELSRLPYVAKIRSSFIMRQVARRGVPPVVFER from the coding sequence ATGGATTTCACGACAACGGAGATCGACCAGACCGACTGCCGCCTGCTCGGCGAACTGTCGGCGGACGGGCGGATGTCGGATGTCGCGCTCGGTGAGCGGGTCAATCTGTCGAGCACCGCCACCGCACGCCGGCGCAAGATCCTCGAGGAGCGTGGGTTGATCGCCGGCTATACCGCCAGCCTTGATCTCGACCGGCTCGGTTATGGCATCATGGTGCTGGTCTCGATCGAGCTGAACTCGCAGGCGGAGCATGCGCTGATCGAGTTCGAGGAGGCGGTGATGCAATGCCCGTCGATGAGTTTCTGCAGCTTCGTGTCGGGCGACACCGATTTCGTGATGATGGTGCACGTGCGCTCGTTCAACGATTACGACCGGGTGTATCGTAGCGAATTGTCGCGCCTGCCGTACGTCGCCAAGATCCGCAGCAGCTTCATCATGCGGCAGGTCGCCCGCCGCGGCGTGCCGCCGGTGGTGTTCGAACGTTAG